The following proteins come from a genomic window of Chryseobacterium glaciei:
- a CDS encoding Lrp/AsnC family transcriptional regulator, which produces MDLKDKMILSIIQEDSTYSVKDISEKIGLTFTPTYERIKQLEKQGIIEKYVGLLNREKLGLNIVVYCNVRLKEQSKKVLETFEKNIMQHDEVQEIISLSGEYDYMLKIIAKDINSYNEFAVNIISNIPNIGQYHSSIVLHEVKKSTKFKIDLG; this is translated from the coding sequence ATGGACTTAAAAGACAAAATGATTCTCAGCATCATTCAGGAGGACTCTACTTATTCTGTGAAAGACATTTCAGAAAAGATAGGTCTTACCTTTACTCCGACTTATGAAAGAATCAAACAGCTAGAGAAACAGGGAATTATTGAGAAGTATGTAGGTCTATTGAATCGCGAAAAACTGGGTTTAAATATTGTCGTTTACTGCAACGTACGCCTCAAAGAACAATCCAAAAAAGTATTGGAAACGTTCGAAAAAAACATCATGCAGCACGATGAAGTTCAGGAAATCATCAGTCTTTCCGGTGAATACGATTATATGTTGAAAATCATTGCAAAGGATATTAATTCTTATAATGAATTCGCAGTTAATATTATTTCAAATATTCCTAATATTGGGCAATATCACAGTTCGATTGTGCTTCACGAGGTTAAAAAATCTACTAAGTTTAAGATTGATTTGGGGTAA
- a CDS encoding carbamoyl phosphate synthase small subunit has product MKKKLILESGEVFHGEGFGTELETAGEVVFNTGMTGYQELISDPSYCGQIVCMTYPLIGNYGINRDDYESIEPAIKGLIVKEVCDLPSNFRTQITLDELFKKKNLSGISGIDTRRLTRILRNSGVVKGKIVNADADENTVIAELKGTTFPTNQVETVSTKTSYANPGRGLKVVLVDFGSKLGIIRELSQRNCDITVVSHDTTAEEILLMDPDGIMLSNGPGDPEDNQQALEMIRGLLGKVPIFGICLGHQLIGLACGAKTFKLKFGHRGGNHPVLDLEKNKVAITSQNHGYAVDQESLKDTDLIETHIALNDRTNEGLKHKIHPCFSVQYHPEASPGPEDANYLFDDFITLMEDFKK; this is encoded by the coding sequence ATGAAGAAAAAGTTAATACTGGAATCCGGTGAAGTGTTTCATGGAGAAGGTTTCGGAACAGAATTGGAGACTGCAGGAGAGGTGGTTTTCAATACCGGAATGACGGGTTATCAAGAATTGATTTCTGATCCATCATATTGCGGTCAGATTGTTTGTATGACTTATCCGCTAATCGGAAACTATGGGATTAATAGAGATGATTATGAGAGTATCGAGCCGGCTATCAAAGGTCTTATTGTAAAAGAAGTTTGTGATTTGCCTTCAAATTTCCGTACTCAGATTACTTTAGATGAATTATTTAAAAAGAAAAACCTTTCAGGAATTTCAGGAATCGATACAAGAAGACTGACAAGAATTCTACGTAATTCTGGAGTCGTAAAAGGTAAAATTGTAAATGCTGATGCTGACGAAAATACAGTTATTGCAGAATTAAAAGGAACAACATTTCCAACAAATCAGGTAGAAACAGTTTCTACAAAAACTTCTTATGCAAATCCGGGTAGAGGCTTGAAAGTTGTGTTGGTAGATTTTGGATCTAAATTAGGGATTATCAGAGAATTATCTCAAAGAAACTGCGACATCACAGTGGTTTCTCACGATACAACAGCAGAAGAGATTTTATTAATGGATCCGGACGGAATTATGTTGTCAAACGGGCCTGGTGACCCCGAAGACAATCAACAAGCGTTGGAAATGATCCGTGGATTATTAGGAAAAGTTCCAATCTTCGGAATCTGTTTAGGACATCAATTAATAGGATTGGCTTGTGGAGCGAAAACTTTCAAGTTAAAATTCGGTCACAGAGGAGGAAATCACCCTGTTTTAGATTTAGAAAAAAATAAAGTAGCAATTACTTCTCAAAATCATGGTTACGCTGTTGATCAGGAAAGTTTGAAAGATACAGATTTAATCGAAACACACATCGCATTGAACGACAGAACAAACGAAGGTCTGAAGCATAAAATTCATCCTTGTTTCTCAGTGCAGTATCACCCGGAAGCTAGTCCAGGTCCTGAAGATGCAAACTATTTGTTTGATGATTTCATCACTCTGATGGAGGATTTCAAAAAGTAA
- the tnpA gene encoding IS200/IS605 family transposase, protein MSTFRQIYYQIVFSTKHRKLVLNIEHEDELYKYIWGIVKNKNCKLYRINGMPDHVHLFTDLHPSVSLSSFVKDIKVSTNLWIKQSGLFPDFEEWQNGYGAFTYSEREKDMVINYIKNQKEHHKTESFEDEYKNLLKSHGVEFDEKYLW, encoded by the coding sequence ATGTCAACATTCCGTCAAATATATTATCAGATTGTCTTCAGTACGAAGCACAGAAAACTTGTGTTGAATATTGAGCATGAAGATGAATTATACAAATATATTTGGGGAATTGTAAAAAATAAAAACTGCAAACTTTATAGGATTAATGGAATGCCGGATCATGTTCATTTATTTACAGATCTGCATCCATCAGTTTCTTTAAGCAGTTTTGTAAAAGATATAAAGGTTTCAACCAACTTATGGATCAAGCAAAGCGGATTATTTCCTGATTTTGAAGAATGGCAGAATGGCTACGGCGCATTCACCTATTCAGAAAGAGAAAAGGATATGGTCATTAATTATATTAAAAATCAAAAAGAGCATCATAAAACTGAATCTTTTGAGGATGAATATAAGAATTTGCTAAAATCTCATGGAGTTGAATTTGATGAAAAATATCTGTGGTAA
- a CDS encoding aspartate carbamoyltransferase catalytic subunit, translated as MFTITELSTERINSILAEAMAFANGKTAKIEGEVFCSNLFFEDSTRTKTSFDIAERKLGLQVVPFDASHSSVNKGESLYDTVKTIESIGVNLVVIRDKKDRYFDELKDIKIPVINGGDGTGNHPSQCMLDLLTIYQEFGKFEGLKVGIVGDVKHSRVANSNAEALRRLGAKVYFSGPEDWFDEGALINGTYLSVDEMIKDVDVLMLLRIQHERHDAKMSFSASDYHRKYGLTKEREKAMKKEAIIMHPAPINRGVEIDTDLVECERSRVFKQMQNGVFARMAILKEALEKEGHTFK; from the coding sequence ATGTTTACGATTACAGAACTAAGCACCGAGAGAATCAACAGTATACTGGCTGAAGCGATGGCTTTTGCGAATGGAAAAACTGCCAAAATTGAAGGAGAAGTTTTTTGCTCAAATCTCTTTTTTGAAGACAGTACAAGAACGAAAACAAGTTTTGATATTGCCGAAAGAAAATTAGGATTACAAGTGGTTCCTTTCGATGCATCTCACAGTTCGGTAAACAAAGGAGAAAGTCTTTATGATACGGTAAAAACGATTGAAAGTATAGGAGTAAATCTTGTTGTGATAAGAGATAAGAAAGACAGATATTTTGATGAATTAAAAGATATTAAAATTCCTGTAATCAACGGAGGAGACGGAACGGGAAATCACCCTTCACAATGTATGCTGGATTTACTGACAATTTATCAGGAATTTGGGAAATTTGAAGGTTTAAAAGTAGGAATTGTAGGAGATGTAAAACACAGCCGAGTTGCCAATTCAAATGCAGAAGCATTAAGAAGATTAGGTGCTAAAGTTTACTTCTCAGGACCAGAAGATTGGTTTGACGAAGGCGCTTTAATCAACGGAACATATCTTTCTGTAGATGAAATGATAAAAGATGTTGATGTTTTAATGTTATTGAGAATCCAACACGAAAGACACGATGCTAAAATGAGTTTCTCAGCTTCAGATTACCACAGAAAATACGGTTTGACGAAAGAAAGAGAAAAGGCAATGAAAAAAGAAGCGATTATCATGCACCCGGCACCAATCAACAGAGGAGTTGAAATTGATACAGACTTAGTAGAATGCGAGCGTTCAAGAGTTTTCAAACAAATGCAGAACGGAGTCTTCGCAAGAATGGCCATTTTAAAAGAAGCCTTAGAAAAAGAAGGACATACTTTTAAATAA